DNA from Oxyura jamaicensis isolate SHBP4307 breed ruddy duck chromosome 4, BPBGC_Ojam_1.0, whole genome shotgun sequence:
AGGGCCTCCACGGCATGGTGGTTCCACTCGCAGGCATGGGCGAAGGCAGCCGCCGCGTGAACCAGGTAGGGCAGTGTGAAATAGCCAATCCCTGGGGGCAGaagaggtggcagcaggagagggcacGGTGCAGGTATCTCCTGAGGTCTGCACTCCTCCCTGGAGGCAGGTCAGGATGTGGATTACTGCCCTTGCTCTGTGCGTCAGCTTTTTGGGCTGTAACAAACCTAGACACTGGGGAAATGCCCACAAAATggaattttgtttctctctcacccttgtaaaagcaaaattcatcttgaaaaatgtttacagaagAGCTTATTTTATGTTCAGTCTCTACCCATTGGTTCAAGACCTACCCTGTCCTGCTTTGCTTCCAGCCTATGCAAAAAGTGTCAAgactaacatttattttaattaaccaAGAGCAGTTTTGCGAGCACTACATCCTTTCTCTGTGAGACGGACTGGAAACACTAACTTCCCTAAGTACAAAACGCAGCTCTTCACACGCACAGAAGCCTGACGCAATGTCCCCAGTCACCTTACAGCACAGGAATGGTCACACCAGCTGCACACTTCAGTTAGCACCGGCTTGTCATAGAAGAACATCGCACTCAGTATAGTCAGGACGTCAATGGAAGCTTTTCAGAAACAACATCCAGGTTCAGAAAGAGGGCAAATCTTCTCCCTGGATTGAAACGGTTCCTCTGACCAGCACTAACTACATAGCAGCACTCTGCAGAGCCTGAGCACAAGGTCAGCTGAAGTGTCCAAAGGCAACAGGGACACAGGAGGGACCACAGTGCCAGGTCAGTTTCCAGATGGGGCAGGAGCTCTAAGCCAGATCCTGGAGTATTTTTCCAATCCAGGTCATTTTTCAATCCAGAATTAGTGACGGTTTGACCTCCATCTGGATGCTATCAATACCTGCATCACGGTTCTCTGCCTGCTCTCCTCTACAAGCCTGCCCTGCCAAACCTCTCTGCTGTCCCCGAGGGCTGGTACCTGCATAGAGATCCACCAGGACCTCCCCGGCACATGGCAGCGAGGCCACCCGCAGCTTCTCCGTGATATTGCCCGGGGAGAACATGCACTTGGTCACATCAAATGTATACCTACGGGGACACCACCAGGCTGGTGAGAGCAGCCCCTTCCCCGGGGCTGATGCCACAGCCGTGCCCTGCAGCACGCTCCTGCCTACCTGATGCCATTGTCCACATGCTCCACCCAGCCGTCCtggcccagcagcagggtgacACTAGGGAACCGCATCCCGCCTGGCAGCACCCGTCCTCGCCTGGCCAGGCGCTGGGCACCCAGAGCTGAGGCAACCGTCTCCCAGAGCGCTGAGCCTGTAACACAGCCGTGCTGGGAGAGGCCAGGTAGTTCTGTGAGCTGCAGCCACGTGAGCAAGCTTTGGTCCCCTTACCCAGCTTTGTCCACAGCGCAGCGCTGAAGCTGTCCTCACTCAGCAAGACCAGGTCTCCGTGCCGCTGCCATGAGTGGGGCACGTCGCGCTCCAGCTCCTCTGACCAGCTCTCTCCCAAGCCCAGCACCATCCTCTGCAGCTCACTGCACAGCTTTTGGGCAGGTGTCCGCACGCTGGCCGCCTTGGAGGGGATGGGACTCTGCGGGTGGGACATGGCAAGAGAGGCTGCCACAAGTGTCCTTTGCTGCCACCAGCCTGAGCCTGTGCCTGGGCAGTACCCACCTGGATCCggagcagcctgcagggcagctccctgggcccgctctcctgcagctcctgcagccgctgctCCACCAGCTTCCCCTCCAGCACCGGCAGGGCCACGCTGCCCCCCGGCACCTTCTGCAGCCGGTATCGCACATCCAGAATCTGCTCCTCTTCCAAATACCGCCTGCAAGGCCGAGGCCTACTCAGGCACTTCTTCCCTGTGGGGCTCTGCTGACGTGCAGGGCCGCCTTGAGCGGCCACTGGGGCTcagcccagcagggccacccccAGCCACCCCTCGCGGGCTCACCTCAGCCGCTGGGCAAAGCGCGGCTCCGTGGCCAGCGCGAGGACGGTGCCACCTCGGTCCCCTGCGGCCATCCTGGTTGGAACAACGGGACGTTGGGATGCTGGGTGTGGGACCTGAAGGACAAAGGGATGTTGATGGCCAGTGGGAACGTGGTGCCTACATGAGGGGCACGGGGGCGTCGAGCTCGTAGGGGCTGCGGCTGGGTGGGCATGGGGGGTCCTGGGGAATGGGGTGGCCTGAGGGTGGGGGGACACAGGGGCTGGTGACCCTGGGGATGGGGGGCCCAGCACAATGCGGGACCCGGGGCACTGGGGCCTCAGGGCCGGTGCCCAGCAGCCCACAGCCGGCTGCTCCGGGAAGGGCCCCCCAAAGCccggcgccgcccgcccgccgccccctgcccggccGTACCGCACTGAGCGCCCAGGCCGCGCGGTCGCAGGGCTCCGTTTCCCCCCGGAGCTCCTTGCCGGAGCACGCCGGCGCCGCCACCTTGGGGCCGGGCGGAAGCGGGGGGCGGCGCTGTGCAGGCGGCATGGCGGGGCTGGCGGTGCGGGACCCGGCCGTGGACCGCTCCCTGCGCTCCGTCTTCGGTGAGGGGCGGAGGGGGAGCGCCGGGTCTCGGCCCTCGGCCGCACGGGGAGCcgctccccggggctggggggccggggggccggggccgcgcccGGGCTGAGCGCTGTCTCTCTCCGCAGTGGGGAACATCCCGTACGAGGCCaccgaggagcagctgaaggacatCTTCTCCGAGGTCGGGCCCGTGGTCAGCTTCAGGTGAGGTTCTGGGGGTCTGCGGGGCCGCGGCAGCCGTGCTATGCCCGAGCACGGCACCGGGGGTACGGGTATGATGCTCCCATGGCCTGCCCCgcgctgcaggcagctgcctcGGCCTTGGTCCCCCAGAGCGGGTAAACCGCTGGGTCCTGGTCACGGTCTGTGGAGCCGggggtgcagagcagcagtaTAGAGGGGGCTTTGCAGGGATGCTTTCCAGGCTTCATAGAGCTGTGAATGAAGGGCTTGGGAGCACCTGGAGCCCTCCAGGAacagccagggcagccccaTGCCTCGGGAAGCTGCTGTCAGGCAGTGGGAGATGTGCCCCGGGAAGCACAGCACTCAAGCTGGGGGCTTTCCTGGGCGCTGAAGCTGTGGGAACACCAGAACACCCATCGGCCTGGGCTCAGGAGGCCTTTTGGGTCTGGCTGAGGGCCTGCTGTCACACGCCTTGACCTGTCCCAGGCACCTTTActctgctcccagtgctcctATTTGGCCTGTCCCGACAGCCGGCTCCCAGGCGATGGGGAGCACTGCTGTGTGCCTCTGTAACCCTTAGTGGTGATGATTCTCTCCTCTTCACTGCGCAGGCTGGTGTATGACAGGGAGACGGGAAAACCGAAGGGATATGGCTTCTGTGAGTACCAAGATCAGGAGACGGCCCTCAGCGCCATGCGGAACCTCAACGGGCGAGAATTCAGCGGGAGGGCCCTGCGTGTTGACAACGCGGCCAGCGAGAAGAACAAGGAGGAGCTGAAGAGTGAGTCTGAATTTGGTAGCGGGGAAAACTGATGGTGTGCTGGCTCTGGCCTTTTTGGTGTTACAGCGCGTACCTGTTCCATGAGTCAGGTGAAGGGGGAGCCTGGTGGAGCTGACATGCTCCAAGCAACATAGTGAGCAGCTTTGCCagaggggtgctggggctgagctgggttTTCTATCTCCCGCATATTCTGCCTGTTTTTGCTGCTTCCTCTTAATGGCATGGCACTTCCCTTCTGGTGAGCAGAGAGTTAAAGATAGTTCATGTTGCTGTATGAGGTCACAGCTTCTATCCCAAAATGTGTTGCAGGCTTGGGCACAGGTGCACCCATCATAGAGTCACCCTATGGGGACCCTGTCAATCCTGAAGATGCCCCTGAGTCCATCAGCCGAGCAGTTGCCAGTCTGCCACCTGAGCAGATGTTTGAGCTGATGAAGCAGATGAAGGTGAGTGAAGTGGAGGGTTGTGCTCCCTGCTTTCTACCTGAGCTCAGCACTTTCTATCACAGGTGCCCATGCCCTCGCAATCCATGTTGTGCCTTGTCAGAGCTgtgatctgtgtgtgtgtattctcAGTTGTGCGTCCAGAACAGCCCCCAAGAAGCCAGGAACATGCTGCTGCAGAACCCCCAGCTGGCTTACGCCCTGCTGCAGGCCCAGGTGGTAATGAGGATCGTCGACCCAGAGATTGCACTGGTTTGTCCCTTGCTGCCTCTTCTGGGGCTGGTAGGGTATTGATGgcagcctgtggcagggggTGGAAGAGAActcctttctcccccttctGCTCCTAGAAAATCCTGCATCGCCAGACCAGTGTTCCTCCTCTGATCCCAGGCAACCAGCAGCCAGTGCCAGGACCTGGGCCGGGACCGGGACCAGGGCCAGGGCCAAATGCCCAGCTGAACCCACAGAATACCCCATCGTCCCAGCCTCAGCCCATCGTAAGAGCCTCTGAGACGCACTTACCGTGCTGGAAGTGACAGGCATTGCCAGCACTGGCTTTCCCAGCTGGTCTGCGTGTGTCTGGGCGACAGGGCTTGGCTGAGGCCTGGTTTCTCTTCTGGGCAGGGTGGCATGCACGTGAACGGTGCTCCCCCTCTGATGCAGCCGCCGATGCAGGGAGGAGTGCCAGCACCGGGACAGATGGCAGCCGCTGTGCAgggccctggccctggccccaTGGCTCCAGGAGGTGAGTGCATGGTGTTTGGCTGAGTGGTTCCTGGGCTGCCCCATGCAGGTGGGTCCTGCAGACAGCCCCCCTGTACCTTCCCATGGCCGGAGGGCTTGGCACCATGGGAGCACTTGTCCTCCCGTGCTGTGGACTGTGGTTGTGGCTGCTGCTAGCAGCAGGTCAGAAAGTTGGCTTATCTCCATGGAGAaccaacagcaagaaaataagcTTCCAGATGCTACCCCAGGATCTGGGAGAGGGTAGGTATTTTGGGCCAAAAGAATTGGttggctgtgcagggacagcCAGGGAGGGATTTGACCTGTGCCTTTTCCCTCTCAGGTGGGTTGCAGCCTCAGGTCGGGATGCCAGGCGGAGGGCCTGTGCCCTTGGAGCGTGGACAAGGTAAAACAGAGGTGAAGTTATTGCTGTGTGTCATGTGAGCCTCTCCCCAGCAGGGGCCCAGGCAACAGGTACTGAGCAGTGCTGCACCAGGAgagcccctgcctgcagccttgTTGTCTGGAGATGGGGCAGCTCCTGTAGCACTGGGCCACGTCTGGGTTTGTTCTCTTAGGCGCAAGGCTGTGGTAATGGCTCTCCTGCTTCCAGGGCTCCAGCCCATGCACCAGTTTGTTCCCAGCTTGTTCTGCACTGTGTTGTGCACACATGTCCTGGAAACCAGGAGAGCTGCCAGTCCCCACAGAGCCCCAGGGGGCGGGATGTGcctgtgttttctgtctctctttgaGCCCGCATCTGTCCCTGTGCttgtgcaggcaggcagagcttgCTCTTCTCCAGTCCCTGTCCTTCTTTGCTGCCTGggtgctgggaagcagctgtgctgccacgGTGTCTGCCCTTATCTCCCTGTGCTCTCTGTGCCGTGCCCAGCAGAGGGAGCTGagtctttgcttttgcttgtgATAGCGAGCGCAAGGCTTGGTAGGGAATTTCGCAGCGAGCGGTTGCTTggcccttcctccctccctctgcaggCACGGTCTGTGCGGCCCAGCCCTGGAGCTGGATTCCTTTCCGTTCGGCAAATTGCGTGGCTGCCCCATCAAGCCATGTGCCGAGGGTAGCGCAAACAAGGCAAGGTGATCCTGTTCTTCTGGTAGTAAGGCATGCAGGGAGCTAACACCTCTCACCTAGATTTGTATCTTAGGCCTTGTTTCAGGAAAGTGGCAAACCTGTTCTGAGATCCTCCAATCTTAGATATCTCAAGGGCAGCTAACTGTCATTTTTCTCAGGGTGGGCACCATCTTCCTGAGAGTGGTCCTGCAATTCTTGGCAGTTTTGCTAGTACCCAGGAGGTTCTGAAGAGCAGGCAGAAAGCTGATGCTGGGGAGTgctgtggggagctgtgggCAGGAGCTGACTCACTGCGCTGTGGGGCGCAGCATGGCCCTGCAGCATGCTGATCTCTCTCAGCAGGGCGCTTCGCTCTCCTGCCCCATGTGTTCACATGGTGAGCGAGGGAAAGCCGTGCCCAGTCCGGCATGCTGCCGAGCTGGCTGCCATGCCTGCGGTGACAGAGGTGGCGTTAGTGGAAGAGGCAGATACAGCCAGATGGGCAGCAGGCAGCGTCTTCTCAGTAGGTGTCCTGGGGGATGCCAGGGAGTGGAGGTGATT
Protein-coding regions in this window:
- the TRMT12 gene encoding tRNA wybutosine-synthesizing protein 2 homolog produces the protein MAAGDRGGTVLALATEPRFAQRLRRYLEEEQILDVRYRLQKVPGGSVALPVLEGKLVEQRLQELQESGPRELPCRLLRIQSPIPSKAASVRTPAQKLCSELQRMVLGLGESWSEELERDVPHSWQRHGDLVLLSEDSFSAALWTKLGSALWETVASALGAQRLARRGRVLPGGMRFPSVTLLLGQDGWVEHVDNGIRYTFDVTKCMFSPGNITEKLRVASLPCAGEVLVDLYAGIGYFTLPYLVHAAAAFAHACEWNHHAVEALRRNLALNGVQDRCHIHHGDNRQLQLQDVADRVNLGLIPSSEEGWPVACRVLKKGTGGVLHIHHNVEALPAPSCLQPAVPMNEQRPPEDSSSGEQEDGQRELQSPEEMEGGGKEMLAARVRPVWQRWAEATAARIRGLLEELHGQPWQTSILHIEAVKSYAPHVHHIVLDLECRPTLPA
- the CSTF2 gene encoding cleavage stimulation factor subunit 2 isoform X1, whose protein sequence is MAGLAVRDPAVDRSLRSVFVGNIPYEATEEQLKDIFSEVGPVVSFRLVYDRETGKPKGYGFCEYQDQETALSAMRNLNGREFSGRALRVDNAASEKNKEELKSLGTGAPIIESPYGDPVNPEDAPESISRAVASLPPEQMFELMKQMKLCVQNSPQEARNMLLQNPQLAYALLQAQVVMRIVDPEIALKILHRQTSVPPLIPGNQQPVPGPGPGPGPGPGPNAQLNPQNTPSSQPQPIGGMHVNGAPPLMQPPMQGGVPAPGQMAAAVQGPGPGPMAPGGGLQPQVGMPGGGPVPLERGQGNLQLSPVGPARPASIERVQVPMPDPRAPMQRGPLPASGPPPRGLLGDAPNDPRGGTLLSVTGEVEPRGYLGPPHQGAPMHHMPGHDSRGPPHEMRGGPMGEPRPLMGEPRGPLMDARVGRDPRGLEPRGLEPRGLEPRVMEARGLEARGLEPRVLEPRVLEARAMEARVMEPRGLEPRGPGPNPRGPMPGGIQGPGPLNMGASGPQGPRQVPNMAGAGMQGGGIPGAGVQGAGQPGGFSPGQSQVTPQDHEKAALIMQVLQLTADQIAMLPPEQRQSILILKEQIQKSTGAP
- the CSTF2 gene encoding cleavage stimulation factor subunit 2 isoform X2: MAGLAVRDPAVDRSLRSVFVGNIPYEATEEQLKDIFSEVGPVVSFRLVYDRETGKPKGYGFCEYQDQETALSAMRNLNGREFSGRALRVDNAASEKNKEELKSLGTGAPIIESPYGDPVNPEDAPESISRAVASLPPEQMFELMKQMKLCVQNSPQEARNMLLQNPQLAYALLQAQVVMRIVDPEIALKILHRQTSVPPLIPGNQQPVPGPGPGPGPGPGPNAQLNPQNTPSSQPQPIGGMHVNGAPPLMQPPMQGGVPAPGQMAAAVQGPGPGPMAPGGGLQPQVGMPGGGPVPLERGQVPMPDPRAPMQRGPLPASGPPPRGLLGDAPNDPRGGTLLSVTGEVEPRGYLGPPHQGAPMHHMPGHDSRGPPHEMRGGPMGEPRPLMGEPRGPLMDARVGRDPRGLEPRGLEPRGLEPRVMEARGLEARGLEPRVLEPRVLEARAMEARVMEPRGLEPRGPGPNPRGPMPGGIQGPGPLNMGASGPQGPRQVPNMAGAGMQGGGIPGAGVQGAGQPGGFSPGQSQVTPQDHEKAALIMQVLQLTADQIAMLPPEQRQSILILKEQIQKSTGAP
- the CSTF2 gene encoding cleavage stimulation factor subunit 2 isoform X3, with product MAGLAVRDPAVDRSLRSVFVGNIPYEATEEQLKDIFSEVGPVVSFRLVYDRETGKPKGYGFCEYQDQETALSAMRNLNGREFSGRALRVDNAASEKNKEELKSLGTGAPIIESPYGDPVNPEDAPESISRAVASLPPEQMFELMKQMKLCVQNSPQEARNMLLQNPQLAYALLQAQVVMRIVDPEIALKILHRQTSVPPLIPGNQQPVPGPGPGPGPGPGPNAQLNPQNTPSSQPQPIGGMHVNGAPPLMQPPMQGGVPAPGQMAAAVQGPGPGPMAPGGGLQPQVGMPGGGPVPLERGQVGRDPRGLEPRGLEPRGLEPRVMEARGLEARGLEPRVLEPRVLEARAMEARVMEPRGLEPRGPGPNPRGPMPGGIQGPGPLNMGASGPQGPRQVPNMAGAGMQGGGIPGAGVQGAGQPGGFSPGQSQVTPQDHEKAALIMQVLQLTADQIAMLPPEQRQSILILKEQIQKSTGAP